In Elaeis guineensis isolate ETL-2024a chromosome 1, EG11, whole genome shotgun sequence, a genomic segment contains:
- the LOC105060401 gene encoding LOW QUALITY PROTEIN: pentatricopeptide repeat-containing protein At5g13270, chloroplastic (The sequence of the model RefSeq protein was modified relative to this genomic sequence to represent the inferred CDS: inserted 1 base in 1 codon), which yields MASLSPLPLPNPSSSDSERSKALKKIPPFFTKXPSWISLSSSASSSSPLPSIRTNESQKGFLENLHLLSLSKQGRFHEARQFLSFMDSSGILIGTDFYKILFESCRAQRSLHDGRFFHQHMLKNLGRTDSYGVLGDCLLGMYFDCAGFDDARKLFEEMRDKTLNHWGIMISGYAENGLFHEAIALFYEMRSEGFRLEPTIITCLLRACSTALELELGRQIHSYVAKTGFVPDVSVGTELVNLYVKCGCLESSALLLDHMVESNVVAWTHLMVGYTQAGRQVEALMLFDRMMQHGVELDHFVFSIVLKACSALEDREAGRQVHGCIIKLGMDSDVSAGTPIVDFYVKCGSIGDACNAFDRISQPNEVSWSAIITGYAQVDRFEECFEIFRYLRSRDMVSNSFIYTSLFQVCAALADPNSGSQLHADALKRGLVSKLYGESALVTMYSRSGNLDYARRTFELIAEPDTVAWTAIIAGCAYHGCASEALEHFNRMQSHGVKPNSITFIGILNACSHSGLILEARQYLDSMSRLYGVKPTVDHYNCTVDVYCRAGQLEEAFKLIDSGSFEPDAMSWKILLGGCTTHQNVDLGKIAGENYIKMEPEDDAAYVLTFNMYASAGRWAEAASIRKMMNGRGVKKEVSCSWITVKDKVHRFIVGDRHHPLTEQIYSKLDELDSLIMLSQQALPVDERSNSFHKERMEQLLDHSERLAIAFGLISIPVNCPILIYKNLRVCKDCHSFTKSVSKVTGHDIIVRDSSRFHHFKDGECSCNNYW from the exons ATGGCATCCCTTTCCCCACTGCCACTCCCAAACCCCTCTTCGTCCGACTCAGAGAGATCGAAAGCTCTCAAAAAAATCCCTCCTTTCTTCACTA ATCCTTCTTGGATCTCCCTCAGttcctccgcctcctcctcctcccccttacCTTCCATTCGGACCAACGAGAGCCAAAAGGGCTTCCTTGAAAACCTCCACTTACTCTCCCTCTCCAAACAGGGTAGGTTCCATGAAGCTCGCCAATTCCTCAGCTTTATGGACTCCTCTGGGATTCTGATTGGGACAGATTTCTACAAAATCCTTTTCGAGTCTTGCAGAGCCCAGAGGTCTCTCCATGATGGAAGGTTCTTCCACCAGCACATGTTAAAGAATCTAGGAAGAACGGATTCTTATGGAGTTCTCGGGGACTGTCTTTTGGGGATGTATTTTGATTGTGCAGGATTTGATGATGCCCGTAAGTTGTTCGAAGAAATGCGCGATAAGACGTTAAATCATTGGGGCATCATGATATCAGGTTATGCTGAGAATGGACTCTTCCATGAAGCCATCGCTTTATTTTACGAGATGAGATCAGAGGGATTTAGGCTGGAGCCAACGATTATCACATGTTTGCTGCGGGCATGCTCGACTGCTTTGGAGCTTGAGCTTGGAAGGCAGATTCATTCTTATGTAGCTAAAACTGGGTTCGTTCCTGATGTCTCCGTCGGTACAGAGCTTGTTAATTTGTATGTGAAATGTGGTTGCTTGGAGAGTTCTGCACTCCTTTTGGATCACATGGTGGAGAGCAATGTTGTGGCATGGACTCATTTGATGGTTGGCTATACTCAGGCCGGGAGGCAAGTGGAGGCACTGATGTTGTTTGATCGCATGATGCAACATGGTGTGGAATTGGATCACTTTGTATTCTCGATTGTCCTCAAGGCATGTTCGGCATTAGAGGATCGGGAAGCAGGACGGCAAGTTCATGGGTGCATCATTAAATTGGGAATGGATTCTGATGTTTCAGCAGGAACTCCAATTGTAGACTTTTATGTCAAGTGTGGAAGTATAGGTGATGCTTGCAATGCCTTTGATCGAATCTCTCAACCCAATGAGGTCTCATGGAGTGCGATTATCACTGGTTATGCACAGGTGGATAGATTTGAAGAgtgctttgaaatattcagatatTTAAGGAGTAGAGATATGGTATCGAATTCATTCATATATACTAGTCTTTTCCAAGTTTGTGCTGCTTTAGCTGATCCAAATTCTGGCAGCCAGTTGCATGCTGATGCGCTTAAGAGAGGGCTTGTATCTAAGCTTTATGGGGAGAGTGCGTTGGTCACGATGTATTCCAGATCTGGTAACTTGGATTATGCTCGAAGGACATTTGAATTGATAGCTGAACCCGATACTGTTGCTTGGACTGCTATTATTGCAGGTTGTGCTTACCATGGATGTGCTTCAGAAGCTTTGGAGCATTTTAATAGAATGCAAAGTCATGGTGTTAAGCCGAATTCCATTACCTTTATTGGTATTCTAAATGCTTGTAGCCACTCAGGGTTGATCTTGGAGGCTCGACAATATTTGGACTCGATGAGTAGGTTATACGGGGTCAAGCCTACAGTTGATCATTATAATTGCACGGTCGATGTTTACTGTCGTGCTGGCCAGTTGGAAGAGGCATTTaaattgatcgattctgggtcTTTTGAACCTGATGCTATGAGTTGGAAGATTTTGTTGGGTGGGTGCACCACCCATCAAAATGTAGATCTTGGAAAAATTGCCGGGGAGAATTATATTAAGATGGAACCAGAGGATGATGCTGCTTATGTTCTCACATTTAATATGTATGCTTCAGCAGGGAGATGGGCAGAGGCAGCATCTATTAGAAAGATGATGAATGGAAGAGGTGTCAAAAAGGAAGTAAGTTGCAGTTGGATAACAGTTAAAGATAAGGTACACAGATTCATTGTGGGAGATAGACATCATCCCTTAACTGAACAGATCTATTCCAAATTGGATGAATTGGACAGTTTAATAATGCTTTCTCAACAAGCTCTTCCAGTAGATGAGAGATCAAATAGTTTCCACAAGGAGCGAATGGAACAGCTTCTTGACCACAGCGAAAGGCTAGCAATTGCCTTTGGGCTTATATCAATACCTGTCAATTGCCCTATCCTGATTTACAAAAATCTTCGTGTTTGTAAGGATTGTCACTCTTTTACCAAATCAGTTTCCAAAGTTACAGGTCATGACATTATTGTGAGGGATTCTAGCCGATTCCATCATTTTAAAGATGGAGAGTGTTCTTGCAACAATTATTGGTGA
- the LOC105060399 gene encoding LOW QUALITY PROTEIN: disease resistance protein RGA2 (The sequence of the model RefSeq protein was modified relative to this genomic sequence to represent the inferred CDS: inserted 4 bases in 4 codons) — protein MEALLSVGGSIASAVLDNLVGQVSSDAIQQFGRHSGLQDELRRLQTTLLRTRFILTRAEKRGTKDVYLAQIIPELKDAAYDAEVLLDEFKYQVLQQKVHESRKNREGNVLSSSLALARTLFNRDGDTVDRVSEVRGRLDSIADDMERVIRXLDLDDEGGKYESSVRRETSSFLTEPEVIGREKEKERVIKLLLKSSDATELSDDLVRVGSKRLKKDGISVLPVVGMGGIGKTTLAQLIYNDPKVHGHFDSKIWVCVSDNYDVKRLTKEIIKSVSRDIPCDDQNLNCLQEILKENIMSKRFLLILDDIWNDDSNKWDCLCAPLRSGLEGSKILVTTRSHKVAEMTGTLEAVFLEGLANDPCWEFFSRHAFGSHNPKEHPELEAIGKKIADRLKGSPLAAKTLGDLLNLDLDERHWRTIMNSEIWELKQREDDIIPVLHLSYQYLPAYLKQCITYCSIFPKGYLYKKDVLVQLWMAQGFIVPQGNMRIEEVGSGYFHDLLSRSFFQHYLLEDIYVMHDLIHDLVQSISADEHLRIADGKWQEIPSRLRHLSIDTKNLQLSKLMDFGNYKNLRTLVFFTNLYDTNFDSVLNCLFSVSTKIRVLQLRNCGIKELPESIGNLKHLRYLDVSFSGIRGLPESLCNLYNLQVLNISSCPIENFPTCITSLIXLRQLKADEETICKLASIRKLTSLQGLPVFKVLKQRGHKIEELKDMMQLRGKLCIKNLENIESKEEASEAKLNNKHYLDELELEWKSSGNDDDVLEGLKPHSNLRRLEIRNYGGVRFPSWLETQSLRSLKEIWLENIQSWEQLPSXGRFPFLKILHIKNMHAVKRVGHEFYGSTEVKVFPLLEELKISNMLEWEEWFRIEGIQLFPHLLKLHIKDCPKLKGLANLPPSLTELHLKNVGINMLPESWDGDHGSTNDSRMKQHSRSRSSSRTSSISVMHIIRCPNVGNLEQWLSLHHLPAIKRLRIVGCEKVVRLPMERFKDFLSLEFLDITNCPLLPSPVPLILPSSFRYLKLASSCGHLDESLPGCLHNLTSLTSLHLVSCPHITSLPGEVLGHMIALSTLTISDCRELRSVGDLRSLKSLKHLNISGCPRLTVSANEEEQGEGLAHLRFLCIDETALVKVLFSTITLPSLERLSINRSPKLTFFTGEEQLWLHSLKSLRRLYLVNCINLQSLPTESHSLSTLQFLSISNCPKIRSLXEKGLPSSLTDLVFRNCHPVLTEQLQKHKEMMIKSHNVIS, from the exons ATGGAGGCGCTGCTATCAGTTGGAGGATCCATCGCCTCCGCCGTGCTGGACAACTTGGTCGGCCAGGTGAGCTCCGATGCCATCCAGCAGTTCGGGCGGCACTCGGGACTTCAGGATGAGCTCAGGAGGCTACAGACTACTCTGCTACGGACACGCTTCATCCTTACCAGAGCGGAGAAGAGGGGCACCAAAGACGTCTACCTTGCCCAGATCATCCCGGAACTCAAAGACGCCGCCTACGATGCCGAAGTCTTGCTGGATGAATTCAAATACCAAGTCCTGCAGCAAAAGGTTCATGAAAGCCGAAAGAATCGGGAAGGTAacgtcctctcttcttctcttgctcttgCCAGAACTTTGTTCAATCGTGATGGTGATACTGTGGATAGAGTGAGCGAGGTTAGGGGGAGGTTAGATAGCATTGCTGATGATATGGAAAGAGTCATTA CTCTCGATTTAGATGATGAAGGGGGGAAATATGAGAGCTCGGTGAGACGTGAGACGAGCTCATTCTTAACTGAACCCGAAGTGATTGgtcgagaaaaagaaaaagaaagggtgATTAAACTGCTGTTGAAGTCGAGTGATGCAACCGAACTCAGCGATGATCTTGTCCGTGTTGGTTCGAAGAGACTAAAGAAAGATGGTATTTCTGTTTTGCCAGTGGTCGGTATGGGAGGGATCGGAAAAACTACTCTTGCTCAGCTCATTTACAATGATCCGAAGGTGCATGGTCATTTTGATTCCAAGATTTGGGTTTGCGTGTCTGATAATTATGATGTGAAAAGGCTAACTAAAGAGATAATAAAGTCTGTTAGCAGGGATATACCGTGTGATGACCAAAATTTGAATTGTCTTCAAGAGATCCTCAAGGAGAACATAATGTCAAAGAGATTCCTGCTCATCCTTGATGACATTTGGAACGATGACAGCAACAAATGGGATTGCCTCTGTGCGCCATTAAGGTCCGGGCTGGAGGGAAGTAAGATCTTGGTAACAACTAGATCTCACAAGGTTGCAGAGATGACGGGCACATTGGAGGCGGTCTTCTTAGAGGGTTTAGCAAATGATCCCTGTTGGGAATTTTTCAGTAGACATGCATTTGGTTCTCACAACCCCAAAGAACATCCTGAGTTGGAAGCTATTGGCAAGAAGATCGCTGACAGGCTGAAGGGATCGCCACTTGCAGCAAAGACGTTAGGAGACCTATTGAATTTGGACTTGGATGAGAGGCACTGGAGAACCATCATGAACAGTGAGATATGGGAACTAAAACAACGTGAAGATGATATCATACCAGTCCTGCACTTGAGCTATCAGTACCTGCCTGCATACCTGAAGCAGTGTATTACATATTGTTCTATATTTCCTAAAGGTTACTTGTACAAAAAGGATGTGCTAGTCCAACTCTGGATGGCACAAGGCTTCATTGTACCTCAAGGAAATATGCGGATTGAAGAGGTAGGGAGTGGGTACTTCCATGATTTACTTAGCAGATCTTTCTTTCAGCATTATTTATTGGAGGATATATATGTGATGCATGATTTGATACACGATCTGGTACAATCTATCTCAGCTGACGAACATCTAAGAATAGCAGATGGCAAGTGGCAGGAAATTCCCAGTAGGCTCAGACACCTGTCAATAGATACTAAGAATCTGCAGCTGAGTAAGCTAATGGACTTTGGCAATTATAAAAATCTACGCACCCTTGTGTTCTTCACCAATTTGTATGATACAAACTTTGATTCTGTGCTTAATTGCTTGTTCTCAGTGTCAACAAAGATCCGTGTGTTGCAATTAAGGAACTGTGGGATCAAAGAGTTGCCTGAAAGTATTGGCAACTTAAAACATCTCCGGTACCTTGATGTCTCTTTCAGCGGTATTCGAGGTTTGCCTGAGTCACTGTGTAACCTTTACAATCTTCAGGTGTTAAACATATCCTCCTGCCCGATTGAGAATTTCCCTACATGCATTACCAGCTTAA ACTTGAGGCAGCTTAAAGCAGATGAGGAGACAATTTGTAAGTTGGCCAGTATCAGGAAGCTAACATCTCTCCAAGGGTTGCCGGTTTTTAAAGTTCTAAAGCAAAGAGGACACAAGATTGAAGAATTAAAAGACATGATGCAGCTTCGTGGAAAACTTTGCATTAAAAATCTTGAGAACATTGAGAGCAAGGAAGAGGCCAGTGAGGCTAAGCTGAACAACAAACACTACCTTGATGAATTGGAGTTGGAATGGAAGAGCTCAGGGAACGATGATGACGTACTCGAAGGCCTCAAACCACATTCCAATCTCCGAAGGCTGGAAATCAGAAACTATGGTGGTGTCAGATTTCCAAGTTGGCTGGAGACACAATCGCTtagaagtttgaaagaaatttggCTAGAAAATATCCAAAGCTGGGAGCAACTTCCCT CTGGACGATTTCCATTCCTCAAGATTCTACACATCAAAAATATGCATGCGGTGAAACGAGTTGGTCATGAATTCTATGGCTCTACAGAGGTCAAAGTATTCCCATTGCTGGAAGAGCTGAAGATTTCAAACATGCTGGAATGGGAAGAATGGTTCAGAATAGAAGGTATCCAACTGTTTCCTCACCTGCTTAAGCTCCATATCAAGGATTGCCCCAAGCTAAAGGGTTTAGCCAACCTCCCTCCCTCGCTTACAGAATTGCACCTAAAGAATGTGGGAATAAATATGCTCCCAGAATCATGGGATGGAGACCATGGTTCTACTAATGATAGCAGGATGAAACAGCACAGCAGAAGCAGAAGCAGCAGCAGGACCTCTTCAATTTCTGTAATGCATATCATCAGGTGTCCAAACGTGGGAAATCTGGAACAGTGGCTGTCGTTGCACCACCTTCCGGCTATCAAGAGATTGAGAATCGTTGGCTGTGAAAAGGTTGTGCGGTTGCCAATGGAAAGGTTTAAAGACTTCCTCTCCCTCGAGTTCTTGGACATCACAAACTGTCCCTTGCTCCCATCCCCAGTGCCACTGATCCTTCCCTCTTCTTTCCGATATCTTAAACTGGCTTCTTCATGCGGTCATCTAGATGAGTCACTACCCGGCTGCCTGCATAACCTCACCTCTCTAACCAGCTTGCATTTGGTCAGCTGCCCACACATAACATCTCTTCCAGGAGAAGTGCTCGGTCACATGATAGCTCTCAGTACTTTGACTATTTCGGACTGCAGAGAACTGAGGTCAGTAGGGGACTTAcgatctctcaaatctcttaaACATTTGAACATAAGTGGATGTCCTCGGCTCACGGTTTCGGCAAATGAGGAAGAGCAGGGCGAGGGTTTGGCACATCTTCGCTTCCTATGCATCGACGAAACGGCCCTGGTCAAAGTGTTGTTCTCCACAATTACCCTGCCCTCTCTTGAACGACTCAGTATCAATAGGTCCCCGAAACTCACATTCTTCACTGGAGAGGAGCAACTGTGGTTGCATAGCCTCAAATCTCTCAGACGACTATACCTTGTAAACTGCATCAATCTTCAGTCCCTGCCAACAGAGTCGCATAGCCTTTCCACCCTCCAATTTTTGTCGATATCAAATTGCCCTAAGATCCGCTCGC CAGAGAAGGGCCTGCCTTCGTCCCTAACAGATTTAGTTTTCAGAAATTGTCATCCGGTGTTGACAGAGCAATTGCAAAAACACAAGGAAATGATGATAAAATCGCACAATGTGATTTCATAG